In Alosa sapidissima isolate fAloSap1 chromosome 5, fAloSap1.pri, whole genome shotgun sequence, the genomic stretch GCAGCTGGTATTTGAAAGCAAAAAACAGCCGAGCAAAATGCACTCCATGAGAGACGGCACTGAGAGCACTCCACACTGCACTGGTATTAACTTAGACATAATAGAGAGAATctctattatgtctatggtatCAACTCACATGACATCATCAACATCAGTATGCATTTGTAATGTTTACACATGTAAACTCACAAATGGACATGCATGTTTACCATCTATATGTACTTTATCGCTTCACACAGAGGGCCTCAGAGATAAATAACTTTAGATAAAGATTTTTTTTGGTGTGTCTGGGTACATCAAGTTAATtttatgtgagagactatattGAAACACATTGTGTTGATGTGACTGATCCAAATGAGATGCAGAATTCACACCACAACAACCTAACTTCAGAGATCTGGGTGATTGACATTTAATCTCAGGGATGCAGCCTACACTGGCGACACAAACCGCAACAGCAGGTGGACTGGAGGCTGGGCTGGGCAGGGAGTCCTGGGTGGCAATCTGCCTCACGATGACTGACAAAGAGAGTGGGgagcagacagggagagagatgtaAGCAGACTAAGAGagggtgaaaatgtgtgtgtgtgtgtgtgtgtgtgtgtgtgtgtgtgtgtatgtgtgtgtgtgtgtgtgtgtgtgtgtgtgtgtgtgtgtgtgtgtgtgtgtgtggtctgaacGGTTCAGCGTGGCATGGCTCTCAGTGACATTTCTCGCAGGTTTGTCCCCCTGTCATCGCTCCATGAGTGAGGGGTCCTCTCGGTGACCCCCCTGCCCCCGGGCCTCAGTGAAATGTCACTCCGCCTGGGCTTCAGCCAAGCATGAGACAGAGTCAGGGCAGTGCGGTGCGACACGAGGTGGTGCAGCACAGCGCAGCAGCTGAGTGGGGCCCGGCTTCCAGATCAGTTCAGAGCTCTAAGCGGCCCCTGAGCCCATGATCTTCTGCACGCCACCGATCATTAGGAGACTCACAAGCACTCACAGGCAGATAAACGCTGTAATCAGTGGCATTTCTTTCCTCTGATTATTTATCTGTTGTTCTGTTTTGTtctgtctatatatatatatatatatatatatatacatatatacagtggggagaataagtatttgaacccatgctaaagttgactttGATCATCTGTTAGAAatttatcttaatgccttaattaaaaaaattagtaaaatccaacctttaaggataccaattttcttagtgaatgaagaatgtattcatcataaataaataaatgttcttccttaaattaCAGGGGCAATAAGTATttgacccctatgttaaattcccatagaggcaggcagattttttatttttaaaggccacttatttcatggatccaggatatgcatcctgataaagttcccttgacctttggaattaaaataaccccacatcatcacatacccttcaccatacctagagattggcatggtgtgtttttcagttagcctattagctggtttgttTGCATTGAACTCAGTTCTAttccatatatttttttaaaagtactgTACAGTAATGgagcagtgtgttttttttttttatcagtatCTTAGTGCTTTTTGTCATGTAAAGAGATACATAAATTGGATACAGTATGTTTTTGGAACTGGCAATTGATCTGCACAAGTACTGTTAGACAGTTAAATTATGCTTTAACAAAGTATCAGAAGGTTCACTAGAGGGCAACAGTGAGAGCATATTCATGAAGAGTAGAGAAGAAATTGAACTACAGTAGATGTACCTCAAAGCGCTACaacatatgaccgccgctcagacctgcacattctctccgccaAAATAAATCACTTTTGTCAATTTATCTCCAtttcctactccatcccctactcttgcaacttttttgtttgtaaacgagagtgtgcatgtgtgcgtttgcttttgtgtgcttctctgtgtgtgtgtattcggttgtgagtgagtgtgtgggggtaatgtggtgtgtgcatgtgtgtgtgtttgcacgctcctatgtgtgtgcattcctgtgtgtgtgtgtgtgtgtgtataaacttGAGTGCACTGCTTCAacttacagtatttgtatgtgtgtgtgtgtgtgcgtgtgcgtgtgcatatgtgtgtatatgtgtgtgtgtgtgtgattttcgaACTGCCCATTCCATGGTAATTCATAATCAGATTAAGATGtttgcagacatcccaacctgcaataagccatttcagggaggtatatatatataattacttTAGCcttcttagatactgaaatagtGATGAATAGCCTATTTTTGTTAATTAATTGTCCCTACTCagcacaccaaataaggaaggcctaatagaaattgtgatgataaaatatgtagattttggtagtttggtctttatgtagccttggcaaatagccatctagtaggctagtcctgaataatatgcacatgaaattacacttgttaaactaaCCTAAACATgtattttgcaatcatttaacccgccatgggcaatgcttaaaggcacactatgcaggttttttagcttaatatgcactttttcgggttgaatggtggccgtctcacttccccctagtgcctgtgagcggaaaaaaacacccttgcaactgtgggccggcaggccgacggcctcagtgtcaggaagtataacgagtgtaacaaattggTTTACTgcattcatacacatacacgccaggcactggctagaaaaaggtagcgatggagtttctcagacattcgtcatgaaaaagaagcaaaaaccaagaaaacagtaaggaaattgctaatactgcatagtttacctttaagagACTATGCAGTTCAAACGTATAATAAAATAGTCCACACCAAGCGAGAAAATATTGCCCAATAGCCCAAATATAGCCCGGCTCCCAGCAGCTGGTTACATTTCACCCCTTCAAGCTGGGCTATTTAGGCAAAAAATATAGGCCATCAGGCCTCAGCCTACTATTAAAAAACGAAAATAGCCTGGTAGTCCGGTTGACAGCCCATAGAGCCCCATTGTGGAcccagaaatgttgagtacaccaaagttttatgatggaaatatatacagtatgggttcccagcatgcagaaactgctggatgctaatttgcatatgttgggcaatttgtgtaattgagctaattagcataaattagcataatcacctatattgatcatattataagagctgcttggccaaaatggacaatgttagtttatttttaggggttactggagatgctgagtccatatctcacatttcaagattcaaaatcactatttaaacttgatttggtcacgtttttactctcattaagcttATTTTGCTGAGTTTTTTGGTCCAATTTAGACAGATATTTGGAAGATAGGGCTGtagcgatatacagtagggccgtaacgatacaccaacctaacAATTTGATTAGTATcgcgatttttgacccacggtttgaTACGAACCTcgatttttcctttttttggaagggggctagacatttcaatagcctaccttagaacaccagaggattacaatataatatatctgtatcattttatatcctgatataaagagagaatactgaatgtctgatatttatgacagcacactttatgcagattagcctatagcttaggcctactatttctattacaactaCATTCAGCTGTtcggttgaagcctggaaatattgtaaacaaagtagcatagttggctagcttatcatagtctactgattggactgttcagtttcctcatgtgtgtttaaggtaatactgttgggaaactcttttgagaaacattggtattgagatgatcattcaacttgaatgcaacagctttaacaaatatgtgcagcatgctaatgatgctaagcagatttaatagtGTAACGATTGATAAGACAGCGTTGTCTAATCAAAAGCTTTATTAAAGGTCGGGAGCAGGGACATAGGCACAAAAATAGCACACGCTAGGGAAGTCAAGAACACTCGCATCTTACACACATAGGGTTGGACGCAGCCACacaggcacaagcacacacaataacaacccCAAAGTTCTTCCAGAATCCCCAGCGCGAAACATCGTGGGAATCTCAAGCACAGTCCAGCAAGCTGACGTTAcacagctcccccaacaagccattgccgtcCTCGGCGCGGGCGTTCCCACATTCAGTCCAGCAAAGTCTCTGACACTGCCACACAGCAGGTGGGGTGCACACACCGCAAGAGCCCTACTCACCCCGGGGAACCACAACCACCAGCGGCCCAATGCGGGCGTGCTGGCAGTCACCTGGCCGTCGCCGCTCGTCCCCAGCTTCCTTCAGCGAACGCCCTCATGTCGCACTTTCGCAGTGTGCACCACCGCAACGTTCCTCCAACACCTGGCGGGGCCTAGCCTCCACTGCCACAGACTCCCCGGCACTGAGCACCGTAACTGGCACTGCACCTCCGATGCTCCACTCCGTCGTCTCGCCAGTCGGGGCAGCAGACTCCAGCTCCATCGCAGCCTGACCACGCTGCGCAATCAGGCTACAGCTACTGACGTTGGTGTCACTCCTCTGCTGCTTTGTCGCAGAGCTGTCCTCCGCTGTTCCGGCCGCTCCACTCCGCCACGGTCGCGTCAAGGCCTAGACCTTCTCTCTGGCTCGTACCATCGGatttcacacaacaaacttttttttcctcttaTTTTTCTAAAGAGCGCTGGCAAACAGGCCGAATCGAACATGCTCCACCAACCGTTTGTCCTCAaggtgtaacggatgccagctagcttagctgtgcttgtggaacgttggtaaacctcactcctcaagagtgctgctggcatgcgagccagtagcctgggctattggctcaattgttagcacgctcgcctcccgatccgaggtgctgctgttcgcgggttcgagtccaggcgtgtgcagggctgaatcgcgcaggttcaacacaacgcaggttacattggtgccgtgacccggatgcTCTGCTCCGCAGCCAGGGCCACAGCCAACTCCAGCCTAAAGCCGCCTGGCGGGGGCAGTGGCTCCAGGTCTTCTCTCGGTGAAGTCAGCGCCCAGGCCGGCGTCACCACCTCATCTTCCAAGGCTGCTTCCTCAGGCCGCTCTCCAGGTCGCATGAAGTCCTTCTCCGCCGTGGCCACTGCATCGAGACCCTCTTCAGGCAAGCATTTCTCCCGTAGCTAGGCCCAGGCGACAGCTGGTCTCCTCCTGCGGCTTCTACTGAAGGCCTCTGTAAGCTTTTTAGTACCCCTTACAAGGGCTCTCTTCGGATCCTTTTGCTTGGGCCTCCACCTAGCGgtgagcatggacggattatgaactttcaggcccctgggcccagatgtattaagggccccccactaattgttgcatatgtagaaggggggtttgggggttctccctcagaaatgttttaatttgtttgatgtgatttcctgtattctagtgcattttggggatggccaatactaaattcaatcagattcatagcctacatccttatgtgttgatattgaggcaatgatttcatgcaaaggcttgggcttcagggccccctcaccccttgggcccctgggcctgggcccggtaggcccgtgcagtaatccatccctggcggTGAGGTCTCCCACTCCCGGCTCCTCCAGCACTGaagacactgtctcctacagaatGCAACTTGCTCCTCCATGAAAAACGTGCCCATCTACAGGTGCTGCTTTGGAAAGCAGCAGACCGTCCTGATCCACCGGCTGTGGATATCATCGCGTTTGGATGGAGTAAGAAGACAGgtatgaagaaaggagaggaactcGCCCACCCTCGATTCAAGTCCTGTTGCTCCTCCTGATTTGTTAGATGTTATCAGCTGTAACTGCAAAGCCGGGTTAAAACTGTGTACATTTGGAAAGTGCAGCTGTGCAGCTGCAGGCCTGGCCTGTACTAATTAGGCTATTGTTTCTGCAAAGgcagtgatgttacatgtggCAATATATTTACACAGCAAAAAGAGCAGAAGGACAGGGATGAAGATTCTGGAGAAGATGACGACAGGACAACGGATGAGGACAGTGAGGAGTATTAGAGGCTAGTTCTTCCCTTTGTTACTCAATTGTGAGTCACAGCAGAGGGCCAGTGAATAGCTATTTCCAAAATTATTATGGAATTCAGAAATAACTTGAGGATCCAAATTATTCCTACAGtaaacactgaacatttttatcctccaaaaatcCATCTAAATTGCCCCCAAAAACTCAaagcaaaatcagcttaatgagagtaagAACGTGACCAAACCATGTTTAAATAGTgcttttgaatcttgaaaatgtcagatatggactcagcatctccagtaacccctaaaaacatactaacattgtccattttggccaagcagctcctataatatgatcaatatacaGTAGGTGATTATGCTAATCATCACCAATAGGCTCATTATCATTATCTGAGCTTACATTTTCATTAGGCAGGACAATTTAACCTTAAACATGGGGGGATAGCCTGCTACTGGTGTGCAATAGTTCAAATGAACAATGCTGCTAATTCTAAATGATTTAGCAAGTGATGAATTTCAAACTTATTTTAACCTATTAATTGCAGTTTATCCATGTCAGTGTACTATAAGACATGTATTTCTTTTTGTCAAGTGAAAATAAATCAGCTCTTAATGTGATCTTGACTGTtcttatacaacaattgggttctatggaactatttatttgtttctgattggccgagagacgttccatgagttggaatatccctggacatttcaactcagactttgcacagctaataataaatcactccgcgatacaatgcgaagatttgacacaatgttctcatcccagctctccactatttcaaacAATgggtccttagcaaaccataacgaaacagtgcttcacctcatctgtggattaagccacacagtcaactcaatgtaagtaagataaacgaggatgctaattgttcttagcattgccagcattgtgtataatatgattgtcacttggaggagactaacgttagcataattagctaaccgctgctaacgtgcgagcatcgtcacgtcaggttGTGCACAgtaatataacatttattcaccataaattaataaagttgagtggttctgcaatgtagacaatgtttccgtttttttgcagtaccatgtcccttacatgacatggcccattgtccttgtaacatgcattcagcaaacctagatatgaatgtgatttcagcccgactttcaacatttctttcaagaaaaCAATGTAAACCAccaagacccgtaacgagggatctacctagcaaccaagatgctgtctattgaaaagggaactatttttgatgcgtaagaacgatgtcgaaattaacatttttaaacaataatggggtgttttcagattatttagtttgttgtagaattgttgtataaaagcaatatagcactcgtgatcgtgggattggtcatggatattcccacgggtgttgttcggccgtagccacgaggccggaggccgagtggcgcaggcaacaacagccgtgggaatatccatgaccaatctcactcgtgctatattgcttaattataaAACAcccaagagagagagtaaaatgaGAATACATCCAAAAATACATTTagaaatgtacagtatgccaCACCAGCACACTGCAGCTGCCAGACCAAAGTGTGAGTTCCATCAGACAACACCTCTCATTCCTTGGGTATGTCATAGGCCCTGACCTGGCCTCTGTACCTATTAGAGTCCATAGCCTTCAAAGCATCTTTTATTAACAACATACTGGCTTTTTTGCTGCAATGGTGATGGAGTGATGAATCATTGGTTGCATAAAATTGTACAGGATTCTTTCCTATCTTTATCGTATGAGGACAATTAAAGGACAATCTTTTTACAACCTTGGCCCTATTTTTAtggcctgacaagccagacccacatcacgATGTAAGGTCTTggaactcaccattcgcagtgctcaatccgaggggagGGATAAATGGTTGTCTTTCAGATTACCTCTGCATGTGATAGGATAGCACTACAActtatgagtcccatgcgttttcccacattttgccaacttaaaaaaaacataactagtgttgcaccagcagcagcatccatcttctttgttttcaagcagggaattcacatggaaccgtcgcaactctgccatcattatgttaagcccgcccacccactctatacacaatgtgactGGCCTGATTGAAGTTcaatttttccagctcacaagccattggagagttgctagacaaccctgactgcaaattacatttgctgcggctaaggtgtgtctagatttctaggctactatttttatttttttgggtaCAAACGTTCAGTAGGGACAAAAACAATGAGAATGTCTGCAGTTCAGCAATTGCTAATTCctttattttctttgttggtAAAGCAACGGAACATGGTGCACACGCAGccaggcagccgtggcccactggttagcactctggacttgtaaccggagggttgccggtgcgagccccgaccagtgggccgcggctgaagtgcccttgagcaaggcacctaacccctcactgctccccgagcgccgctgttgtagcaggcagctcactgcgccgggattagtgtgtgcttcacctcactgtgtgttcactgtgtgctgtttgtgtttcactaattcaccgattgggtgaaatgcagagaccaaatttccctcacgggatcaaaaaagtatatatacttatacttatacttatacttatacttatacgcAACACACCCAGTGTGCCCAAGCCATTGCAGTCATCATGGCAGCCACCTGGCAGCCACTGTAGTTTCTCCACCTCTTGCCCTGCCCTCTAGATCACCTTGCAAGTACCCTCAGCAGATTTACAGAGTGTTAGTCAAACTGTGGCACAAACTTTGACTGGAGAAGTAGTAGTGAACTCAGTATTGATCTGAAACAATATACAATACAACAAACCAGTGTTACTCATTGTGTGGCTCATGAGAGCCACATGCATTCCCCAGGGACAACAGATGTAAATTAGCCTTGTTGTGGCTATAATCTGGTCCAATAACTGTATATATTGAGCATTGTCCCTGTCAAATAAACgtaaataaaacataataataaCCATGATAGTGCTAAAATACATACAAGGGACATTAATGTTTAATGGGTTTTCATGCCCTAAGTATAGAACCTGATTGTGTAACATGTGCTTACAAGGAGGCCAACAAGCAGTTTTACAAAGATGTATTTAGAATGTATAATgttcacataaacataaatgtaaTGCTTCCAGCATACTCACTTTTCTATTGTTGAAATGTACAGTTTCTTACATTAAtcttttaaagctactttaGAAACCCCTTTTTGGCAGTGAATGGTTCAAAGTAAACAGagaatgcatacagtacatactaaATAGACTACAAGCCACAGCAATAACATACTTACTACCACATAGACTGGCACCTTCATGTATGCATACAATACTCAGCTGTTATTACAATTGAATAATTCCCAAAACATAAACAAGTAGGATCATGACGGTAACAGATTCAGATGAGATGATGATGTGTGCAGAATCTTTAAAGTAACAATGTATCTAACTGACACCTTAAACCATGGGTAAAACAAGGCATAGATAATAGGGTTTACAAATGAATTCATGTACAGGAGCCATGATAACACATACGCTGCAACAGAATCACTCTCTACTGTGAGAATGCTGATGTTATATGGGATCCAGCCCAAGAGATAAACAAAAATCACAATACCAAGTGTTTTGGCTGCTTTCCTGTCAGAGCTCTTTGAGATGACACATTTTGCATTGTTTGAAATACTCTCTGATTGGGCATTTATGACCCTTGCCTGATTTCTGGCCACAAAGAAAATAATTAGATATAGAGTGAACAATATGGAACATGGCAATATGAAGGAGATTACAACATCACTCATGGTCCATGTAAAGTCAATAATTAACAAGCATTCTCCAACACAGCTACTCTGTCTATGAGGGTTGTTCATATTCCCATTTACATTCAAAAGAGTCAAGTTATACAGA encodes the following:
- the LOC121709761 gene encoding trace amine-associated receptor 13c-like; its protein translation is MEYYDDKYDIIEYCFPQSNLSCTRKARTRSEFVVMYVFFSSISVFTVFVNLLVIISISHFKQLQTPTNLFILSMAVTDLLIGGILMPVESMRLVESCWFLGESLCNFYPAVMTILVSASLGHLVFIAVDRYLAVCEPLFYASTMTVGKSVTCIVICWLSSVLYNLTLLNVNGNMNNPHRQSSCVGECLLIIDFTWTMSDVVISFILPCSILFTLYLIIFFVARNQARVINAQSESISNNAKCVISKSSDRKAAKTLGIVIFVYLLGWIPYNISILTVESDSVAAYVLSWLLYMNSFVNPIIYALFYPWFKVSVRYIVTLKILHTSSSHLNLLPS